A genome region from Erigeron canadensis isolate Cc75 chromosome 3, C_canadensis_v1, whole genome shotgun sequence includes the following:
- the LOC122590567 gene encoding probable methyltransferase At1g29790, protein MKRSCFPKYRLGRILGIVQIVLGVLVIVVSLSSLFRFYSAGFFMHNEDICKHFYGVKDDYEGFDVVSLSYRVNEVLDKMLSLQEQLESRVQKLEKSKDLSTSNVSTLEFKKFIEEEVIQPLYSAHISLRQIRLPRVENGTMNEDPFINTFVTEEIRKYITPKENRIGKKNIYGSEKIYNTIGHGCVSMKKELQEYMDYDIGSFCKDDWNVAQNLMIKGCDPLPRRRCLTRASKLYQKPYPINESLWRIPDGRNVRWSNYLCRNFECLMSKNPKRGYSKCISCFEMEKEKLKWVTNTSLSTDFLIKDALGVKPGEIRIGLDFGIGTGTFAARMREHNVTIVTTALNLGAPFNEMIALRGLLPLYVTLNQRLPFFDNTMDLIHTTGFMDGWIDLQLMDFILFDWDRILRPGGLLWIDKFFCNRKDLDDYMYMFLQFRYKKHKWAISPKSKDEVFLSALLEKPPRSL, encoded by the coding sequence ATGAAAAGATCATGTTTTCCAAAGTATAGATTAGGAAGAATTTTAGGCATAGTTCAGATTGTACTTGGAGTTTTGGTTATAGTAGTAAGTCTTTCGAGTTTGTTTAGGTTCTACTCAGCTGGTTTTTTCATGCATAATGAGGATATATGCAAGCATTTTTATGGAGTTAAAGATGATTATGAAGGTTTTGATGTTGTGTCACTTTCGTATCGAGTCAATGAAGTGCTAGATAAAATGCTTAGTTTACAAGAACAGCTTGAATCGAGGGTGCAAAAGTTGGAGAAGTCGAAAGATTTGAGTACAAGTAATGTTTCGACGTTGGAGTTTAAGAAGTTTATTGAAGAAGAGGTGATTCAACCTCTTTATAGTGCTCATATCTCTCTAAGGCAAATTCGGTTGCCTAGAGTTGAAAATGGGACAATGAACGAAGATCCGTTTATTAATACTTTTGTTACGGAGGAAATAAGGAAGTATATAACCCCGAAAGAGAATAGGATTgggaaaaagaatatatatggGAGCGAGAAGATTTATAATACGATTGGGCATGGGTGTGTATCGATGAAGAAAGAGCTTCAAGAATATATGGATTATGACATTGGTTCGTTTTGTAAAGATGATTGGAATGTGGCTCAGAATCTTATGATTAAGGGGTGTGATCCTTTGCCAAGAAGAAGGTGTCTCACTAGAGCTTCAAAGCTTTACCAAAAGCCTTACCCGATTAATGAATCTTTATGGAGGATACCGGATGGAAGAAACGTGAGGTGGAGTAACTATTTGTGTAGAAACTTTGAGTGCTTGATGAGCAAGAATCCGAAAAGGGGTTACTCTAAATGCATAAGTTGTTTTGAAATGGAGAAAGAAAAGCTTAAATGGGTAACAAACACATCTTTATCAACCGATTTCTTGATTAAAGACGCTTTAGGTGTTAAGCCAGGGGAGATACGCATAGGGCTTGATTTTGGTATAGGTACAGGCACATTTGCAGCCAGAATGAGAGAGCATAATGTGACTATAGTCACGACCGCTCTAAATCTTGGAGCTCCGTTCAATGAAATGATCGCCCTCAGAGGTTTGCTTCCGTTATATGTAACATTGAATCAACGGTTGCCATTTTTTGATAACACCATGGATTTGATTCACACAACGGGGTTCATGGACGGGTGGATTGATTTACAACTAAtggattttattttgtttgactGGGATAGGATCTTGAGGCCGGGCGGGTTGTTGTGGATTGATAAATTCTTTTGCAATAGGAAGGATTTggatgattatatgtatatgtttctaCAATTTAGGTACAAGAAGCACAAATGGGCTATATCTCCAAAGTCTAAAGATGAAGTTTTTCTTTCTGCTTTGCTTGAGAAACCTCCTAGATCCTTATGA